From the Budorcas taxicolor isolate Tak-1 chromosome 1, Takin1.1, whole genome shotgun sequence genome, one window contains:
- the CHODL gene encoding chondrolectin: MSRVVSLLLGAALLCGHGAFCRRVVSGQKLCFADFKHLCYKVAYFHELSSRVSFQEARLACESEGGALLSLENEAEQKLIESVLQNLTKPGIGMSDSDFWIGLWRNGQRQTSGACPDLYQWLDGSSSQYRNWYTDEPSCGSEKCVVMYHQPTANPGLGGPYLYQWNDDRCNMKHNYICKYEPEINPTAPVEKTYFTNQPGDTHQNVVVTEAGIIPNLIYVVIPTIPLLLLILVAFGTCCFQMLHKSKGRTKTSPNQSTLWISKSTRKESGMEV, encoded by the exons gccAAAAATTATGTTTTGCTGATTTCAAGCATCTCTGCTACAAGGTGGCCTACTTTCACGAGCTGTCCAGCCGCGTGAGCTTTCAGGAGGCACGGCTGGCTTGTGAGAGCGAAGGGGGAGCCCTTCTGAGCTTGGAGAATGAAGCAGAACAGAAGTTAATAGAAAGTGTGTTGCAGAACCTGACAAAGCCAGGAATAGGAATGTCTGACAGTGATTTCTGGATAGGGCTTTGGAGAAATGGCCAGCGGCAAACATCCGGTGCCTGCCCAGATCTCTACCAGTGGTTGGATGGAAGCAGTTCCCAGTACCG AAACTGGTACACTGATGAACCTTCCTGTGGAAGTGAGAAGTGTGTTGTGATGTATCATCAGCCAACGGCCAACCCTGGCCTTGGGGGCCCCTACCTTTACCAGTGGAATGACGACAGGTGCAACATGAAGCACAATTACATCTGCAAGTATGAACCAG AAATTAATCCAACAGCTCCTGTAGAAAAGACGTATTTTACCAACCAACCTGGAGACACGCATCAAAATGTAGTTGTTACTGAGGCAG GAATAATTCCCAATCTAATCTATGTTGTTATACCAACAATCCCTTTGCTCTTACTGATCCTGGTTGCTTTTGGAACCTGCTGTTTCCAGATGCTGCATAAAAG TAAAGGAAGAACAAAAACTAGCCCAAACCAGTCCACACTGTGGATTTCAAAAAGCACCAGGAAAGAAAGTGGCATGGAAGTATAA